A single region of the Pontibacter kalidii genome encodes:
- a CDS encoding helix-turn-helix transcriptional regulator translates to MPLTETFFRFDWYAAILLVGVVQGFFLGLLFLARRPHRQPYHHLLLAALVFTFAVLVLEVFLCYSGLMFRVLPLVDFSEPANFAVGPLTYLLFRSLNGNSWARRQWLHFIPFGVYFLYHTLFYIQPEEIKYNAYLGAYFPEMEQLSVTIKLYWDPLHLTKYVNELTILHILLYIGLCFWLLKTRKASDSPNPYFYTWARFLLLFFIASLLVILITKLNYEHDLGDHILATFLVLQLFFASYKIITDSAFFQPVVQVKYEKSALSEEAKQDLLQKLKVAEDAKFYTQPSASLPALARQLHTSPHYLSQSLNERLGKSFFEYLAGLRIQEAKAILADPAQQHLKVEEVAEQVGYLSKSAFSAAFKKQTGQTPGEYRKKAILG, encoded by the coding sequence ATGCCGCTAACAGAAACCTTCTTCCGCTTCGATTGGTATGCCGCCATACTGTTGGTGGGGGTGGTGCAGGGCTTTTTCCTGGGTTTGTTGTTCCTGGCCCGCAGGCCGCACCGGCAGCCCTACCACCACCTGCTGCTGGCTGCCCTTGTGTTCACGTTCGCCGTTTTGGTGTTGGAAGTCTTCCTCTGCTACAGCGGCCTGATGTTCCGGGTGCTGCCCCTGGTGGACTTCTCCGAGCCGGCCAACTTTGCTGTGGGCCCGCTGACTTACCTACTTTTCCGAAGCCTGAACGGCAACAGCTGGGCACGCAGGCAATGGCTCCACTTCATTCCATTTGGAGTATACTTTCTTTACCACACCCTGTTTTACATACAGCCCGAGGAAATAAAGTATAACGCCTACCTGGGGGCCTATTTTCCGGAGATGGAGCAATTGTCGGTTACCATAAAACTCTACTGGGACCCGCTGCACTTAACTAAGTACGTAAACGAGCTCACGATACTGCACATCCTGCTCTACATAGGCCTCTGCTTTTGGCTCCTGAAAACCCGAAAAGCCTCCGACTCCCCTAATCCATACTTCTACACCTGGGCCAGGTTCCTGCTGCTTTTTTTCATTGCCTCCCTTTTAGTGATCCTCATAACCAAACTGAACTACGAGCACGATTTGGGTGACCATATCCTGGCCACCTTCCTGGTGCTGCAGCTTTTTTTTGCCAGCTATAAGATCATTACCGACTCCGCCTTCTTTCAGCCGGTGGTGCAGGTAAAGTATGAGAAATCAGCCCTGAGCGAGGAGGCCAAGCAAGACCTGCTGCAGAAGCTAAAGGTGGCAGAAGACGCTAAGTTCTATACCCAACCCTCGGCCTCCCTGCCCGCGCTGGCCAGGCAACTGCACACCTCGCCGCACTACCTTTCGCAGAGCCTGAACGAGCGGCTGGGCAAGAGCTTTTTCGAGTACCTGGCCGGGCTGCGGATTCAAGAGGCCAAAGCCATACTTGCCGACCCGGCGCAGCAGCACCTCAAGGTGGAGGAAGTGGCTGAGCAGGTGGGCTACCTGTCGAAGTCAGCCTTTAGCGCCGCCTTTAAAAAACAGACCGGGCAGACACCGGGCGAGTACCGTAAAAAGGCCATTTTGGGCTAG
- a CDS encoding acyltransferase family protein: MEKEIKIRRYEFDWLRVLAFSLLIFYHTGMFFVSWEWHIKNAAISETLERPMLFMSQWRMSLIFLISGVGVYFAMGYRSAGTFAKDRLKRILVPLLVGMLLVVPPQVYFERVVQGSATDYLSFYPTIFAFEPYPEGNFSWHHLWYLAYIFCYSLLLLPLLVYIRKANIKQEHIKGWVLLAVPALWLSIGGVLLNERFPATNALIDDWANHFLYISVFLIGFLLMKMPELQERIRSIRWYSIIAALTTVTILYTFYWFQDTNLAGADLAVYHVLKQSNRWFWLMVILGFALQHLHFKSKHLARANEMVYPFYILHQTLIVALGFYMRDLNWSIGTKFTFISLATFILCFILVRYLIMPFNWLRVPFGLKPRHKAGNTAPTAALAHKQVAVAGNKV, encoded by the coding sequence ATGGAAAAAGAAATTAAAATCAGACGTTATGAGTTCGACTGGCTGCGGGTGCTGGCCTTTTCGCTGCTCATCTTTTACCACACCGGCATGTTCTTCGTGAGCTGGGAGTGGCATATCAAGAACGCGGCAATCAGCGAAACGCTGGAGCGGCCCATGCTCTTTATGAGCCAGTGGCGCATGTCGCTCATCTTCCTGATATCGGGCGTGGGCGTATACTTTGCGATGGGCTACCGCAGCGCCGGCACCTTCGCCAAGGACCGGCTGAAGCGGATCTTGGTACCGCTGCTGGTGGGCATGCTGCTGGTGGTGCCGCCCCAGGTATACTTTGAGCGCGTGGTGCAAGGGTCCGCCACCGACTACCTCAGCTTCTACCCCACCATATTTGCGTTTGAGCCTTACCCGGAGGGTAATTTCAGCTGGCATCACCTCTGGTACCTGGCCTATATCTTCTGTTATAGCCTGTTGCTGTTGCCGCTGCTTGTGTACATCCGCAAGGCAAATATAAAACAGGAACATATAAAAGGCTGGGTGCTGCTGGCAGTGCCGGCACTATGGCTAAGTATAGGCGGTGTACTTTTAAACGAGCGCTTCCCGGCCACCAACGCCCTTATCGACGACTGGGCGAACCACTTCCTCTACATTTCTGTCTTTTTAATCGGTTTTCTGTTGATGAAAATGCCAGAGTTGCAGGAAAGGATCAGAAGCATACGCTGGTATAGTATAATAGCCGCACTGACCACGGTGACGATCCTTTATACGTTCTACTGGTTCCAGGATACCAACCTGGCAGGCGCAGATCTGGCAGTTTACCACGTGCTGAAGCAAAGTAACCGCTGGTTTTGGCTCATGGTTATACTTGGTTTTGCCCTGCAGCACCTCCATTTCAAAAGCAAGCACCTGGCAAGGGCAAACGAAATGGTCTACCCCTTTTACATCCTGCACCAGACCCTAATCGTTGCCCTCGGCTTTTACATGCGCGATCTTAACTGGAGCATCGGCACCAAGTTCACCTTCATCAGCCTGGCCACGTTTATACTTTGTTTTATACTGGTGCGCTACCTGATCATGCCCTTTAACTGGCTACGGGTTCCTTTTGGGTTGAAGCCGCGGCATAAGGCAGGCAACACGGCACCTACGGCTGCCCTTGCGCATAAGCAGGTAGCAGTCGCGGGCAACAAAGTATAA
- a CDS encoding heme NO-binding domain-containing protein yields the protein MHGIKNDLMHGSIFLFLKRYLESRHDYSTWIRILEEEGIDRVAAPYQMHGTYPVSELYTIMAKGALLEGIPYPEFQQDFGEFLVPDLLLVFKKFVNPSWKTYDMLQYIGSHMHGSIKLENADTNPPPLYVTKVGKNTLIIDYHSKRRMAGFAIGIVKGLARYFQEADRVNVMPATELLAERVQIRVEFDQVIPA from the coding sequence ATGCACGGAATAAAGAACGACCTCATGCACGGGTCCATCTTCCTCTTTCTGAAGCGTTACCTGGAAAGCAGGCACGATTACAGCACCTGGATCAGAATACTGGAAGAAGAAGGCATAGACCGGGTGGCAGCGCCTTATCAGATGCACGGGACCTACCCCGTCTCGGAGCTCTATACTATCATGGCGAAAGGTGCACTGCTGGAAGGGATTCCCTACCCGGAATTTCAGCAAGACTTTGGCGAATTCCTGGTGCCTGACCTGTTGCTGGTCTTTAAAAAATTCGTGAATCCCTCCTGGAAAACCTACGACATGCTGCAGTACATCGGCTCCCACATGCATGGCAGCATAAAGCTGGAGAATGCCGACACCAACCCACCTCCGTTGTATGTCACCAAAGTGGGCAAAAACACGCTCATTATCGATTACCACTCCAAGCGCAGGATGGCCGGATTTGCTATTGGTATAGTGAAAGGACTCGCGAGATATTTCCAGGAAGCGGACCGGGTGAACGTGATGCCTGCCACAGAATTACTTGCCGAGAGGGTGCAGATCAGAGTGGAATTCGACCAGGTAATCCCTGCTTAA
- a CDS encoding TonB-dependent receptor, with product MKRVLTTLLMFVAVLQAFAQTTSVSGTVQSSGDKSALPGANVVLTRTADATKTVTATDGEGRFRFERVAQGQYTLEINYIGFEKFTRTFQVAGTPVNLGQLLLRDGATGLQEVQVIGRAPLGEQKGDTSQFNAKAFKTAPDASAEDLVTKMPGVTVQDGKIQAQGEDVQQVMIDGKRYTGEDVNSAVRNLSADMIESVQVFDGQSDRAAFSGFDDGNRIKTLNFVTKKDKRHGYVGKASAGYGTDERYMVGATVNYFNGDRRITATGLTNNINMFDFSIGETPGGGMRGRRGWGGGSPNGIINTDNFGLNYNDKWGKKIEVGGNYNYTNRDVINNQYRFRDFVNSDTTYTENSQNQDISDSHRFNFRLQYNINENNRLLVRPNISIQRNQSFTGRNASTIANGEELTNSINSDNADNTSLNIGNNILYSHRFGDSGRILTVDIDTRYTDTDGDTYQLENTSNFMDPERDVTRNQYINLSRSNFSWSGNLDYSQRLGENSRLQLEYNISNRNNDSDRRTYDYVENDGAYNNFNTPLSNTFQSDYVAQRFGPSYQYRTEKTTFQLNARYQYATLRGESQFPEQYRLKRDFTNVLPSAEYEYKFSKSTNLRINYSTSTNEPSVEQLQNVLDISNPLQPRIGNPNLDQEYQNRLFMRFRNFNAETNKVFFMGIFGTMTQKYIANSIYTRDVPFELPENYTYRPGARFSRPENLDGYWSVRSFFNYGQPVNFISSNLNLNGSVGYSRTPGMIDEEINYANNTNFRAGLSLSSNISENVDFNLSTTGSYNLVENTLRTNQNNNFYNHSTNLRLNTIIWKGIVYRTELNHQYNTGLSAGVDDSYLLWNMSLGKKVFRNQQGEISLSVNDLLKQNVSIQRNIAADYVEDVQSSVLQRYFMLTFTYNLRKFISGEATEMNQERRGNWGGRP from the coding sequence ATGAAAAGGGTTTTAACTACTTTACTGATGTTTGTAGCCGTGCTGCAGGCATTCGCACAAACCACCTCCGTGTCGGGCACGGTGCAGAGTTCCGGCGATAAGTCGGCGCTCCCGGGAGCCAACGTGGTGCTGACGCGCACCGCCGACGCCACCAAGACCGTCACGGCTACTGACGGCGAGGGCCGCTTCCGGTTTGAGCGCGTGGCGCAGGGCCAATACACGCTGGAAATCAACTACATTGGCTTTGAAAAGTTTACCCGAACTTTCCAGGTAGCAGGTACACCCGTAAACCTGGGCCAGTTGCTGCTGCGCGACGGGGCCACCGGCCTGCAGGAAGTACAGGTGATTGGACGCGCGCCGCTTGGCGAGCAGAAAGGCGATACTTCCCAGTTTAACGCCAAGGCCTTTAAAACCGCCCCGGATGCCAGCGCCGAGGACCTGGTCACCAAAATGCCGGGCGTAACCGTGCAGGACGGCAAGATACAGGCGCAGGGCGAGGATGTGCAGCAGGTGATGATAGACGGCAAGCGCTACACCGGCGAAGACGTAAACTCTGCCGTACGCAACCTCTCTGCCGACATGATCGAGAGCGTGCAGGTGTTTGACGGCCAGAGCGACCGCGCCGCCTTCAGTGGCTTCGACGATGGCAACCGCATCAAAACGCTCAACTTCGTTACTAAAAAGGACAAGCGCCATGGCTACGTGGGCAAGGCCTCGGCTGGGTATGGCACCGACGAGCGCTATATGGTGGGTGCTACCGTCAACTACTTCAATGGCGACCGCCGCATCACGGCCACGGGCCTTACCAATAACATCAACATGTTCGATTTCTCGATCGGTGAAACACCGGGTGGCGGCATGCGTGGCCGCAGAGGCTGGGGCGGCGGCTCTCCGAATGGTATCATCAACACAGACAACTTCGGGCTGAACTACAACGACAAGTGGGGCAAGAAGATCGAGGTAGGCGGCAACTACAACTACACAAACCGTGATGTAATCAACAACCAGTACCGCTTCCGTGACTTTGTGAACAGCGACACCACCTATACTGAAAACAGCCAGAACCAGGATATCTCTGACAGCCACCGCTTCAATTTCAGGTTGCAGTACAACATCAACGAGAACAACAGGCTGTTGGTGAGGCCGAATATCTCTATTCAGCGAAACCAGTCGTTTACGGGCCGTAACGCCAGCACCATTGCTAACGGCGAGGAGCTGACAAACTCCATTAACTCCGACAACGCGGACAACACCAGCCTGAACATCGGCAACAACATACTCTACTCCCACCGCTTCGGCGACTCCGGGAGAATCCTGACCGTGGACATCGACACCAGGTATACGGACACGGACGGTGATACATACCAATTGGAGAATACCTCCAACTTTATGGATCCGGAGCGCGACGTGACGCGTAACCAGTACATCAACCTGAGCAGAAGCAACTTTTCCTGGTCGGGTAACCTGGATTACTCCCAGCGCCTGGGTGAGAACTCACGCCTGCAGCTGGAGTACAACATCAGCAACCGCAACAACGACTCCGACCGCAGAACCTATGACTATGTAGAGAATGATGGGGCCTACAACAACTTTAACACCCCGCTGAGCAATACTTTCCAGAGCGATTATGTAGCACAGCGATTTGGGCCGAGCTACCAGTACAGAACAGAAAAAACCACTTTCCAGCTGAATGCCCGCTACCAGTATGCCACCCTGCGCGGCGAGAGCCAGTTCCCGGAGCAGTACCGCCTGAAGAGAGACTTCACTAACGTACTGCCTTCTGCCGAGTATGAATACAAGTTCTCGAAGTCCACGAACCTGAGGATCAATTACAGCACCTCGACAAACGAACCGTCCGTGGAGCAGCTGCAGAACGTGCTGGACATCTCGAACCCCCTGCAGCCACGCATCGGTAACCCGAACCTGGACCAGGAGTACCAGAACAGGCTGTTCATGCGCTTCCGTAACTTCAACGCCGAGACCAACAAGGTGTTCTTTATGGGCATATTCGGTACGATGACACAGAAATACATCGCCAACAGTATTTACACCCGTGATGTGCCGTTTGAGCTGCCAGAGAATTACACGTACCGCCCGGGCGCACGTTTTTCACGCCCCGAGAACCTGGATGGCTACTGGAGCGTTCGGTCGTTCTTTAACTACGGCCAGCCGGTCAACTTCATCAGCTCTAACCTGAACCTGAACGGCTCGGTGGGATACTCCAGAACCCCGGGTATGATCGATGAGGAGATCAACTATGCTAACAACACCAACTTCAGGGCAGGCCTGAGCCTGAGCAGCAACATCAGCGAGAACGTGGACTTTAACCTCTCCACCACCGGTAGCTACAACCTGGTAGAGAACACGCTGCGCACCAACCAGAACAACAACTTCTACAACCACAGCACGAACCTGCGCCTGAACACCATCATCTGGAAAGGCATTGTGTACCGCACAGAGCTCAACCACCAATATAACACCGGACTATCCGCAGGCGTGGACGACAGCTACCTGCTCTGGAACATGAGCCTAGGAAAGAAGGTGTTTAGGAACCAGCAGGGCGAGATCAGTCTGAGCGTGAACGATTTGCTGAAGCAGAACGTGAGCATTCAGCGTAATATCGCCGCCGACTACGTGGAAGATGTGCAGTCGTCGGTACTGCAGCGCTACTTCATGCTGACCTTTACCTATAACCTGCGCAAGTTCATCAGCGGCGAGGCCACAGAGATGAACCAGGAGCGCCGGGGTAACTGGGGCGGCAGACCATAA
- a CDS encoding DUF2062 domain-containing protein: MATNSVISDFLRRRLVQPVSNLLRQGMTPRSLAATVSAGCVIGVVPAIGVATILATAVAARFRLNIAATVLVSYLVQPLQLLLAIPFIRLGISFFGLGELRLTLSEMQAMFQADWLDAIGKLWMANLAGIAAWALLSVPVGVALYFILQPVLQRVLPKPSPLVVVEGEGATLEV; this comes from the coding sequence GTGGCCACGAACAGTGTCATATCCGATTTTCTGAGACGAAGGCTGGTGCAGCCGGTCTCTAACCTGCTGCGACAGGGCATGACGCCGCGCAGCCTGGCGGCTACAGTGTCGGCGGGCTGTGTCATTGGCGTAGTGCCCGCCATTGGCGTGGCAACGATACTGGCTACTGCCGTGGCAGCCCGTTTTCGGCTGAACATTGCGGCCACGGTGCTCGTGAGCTATCTGGTGCAGCCTTTACAGCTGTTACTGGCTATTCCGTTTATCCGGCTGGGTATTTCTTTTTTCGGGCTGGGCGAACTACGGCTTACGCTGAGCGAGATGCAGGCCATGTTCCAGGCCGACTGGCTGGATGCGATCGGTAAACTCTGGATGGCGAACCTGGCGGGCATTGCTGCCTGGGCTCTACTTTCTGTTCCGGTGGGGGTAGCCTTATACTTCATCCTTCAGCCGGTTCTGCAGCGGGTGCTGCCGAAACCTTCGCCCTTGGTTGTGGTGGAGGGGGAAGGCGCGACGCTGGAAGTGTAG